Genomic DNA from uncultured Erythrobacter sp.:
ATAGGTCGCACCCCAGCGATCGACCGGGTAATTGCTTTCGAACATAGCGCGATTTGGTCCGAACGCTTCGATGCAGGTTTCGATGTAGGGTCGCCATAGGGCAGCCAGATGTTCGGAACTTGCGCCTGCCGCCGGGCCTTCTTCCGGCATGGCGCAATTGTGCATCGCGAGCCCGCCGAGTTTCACGACCACATTCTCGCACTGCGCAAGCTCTTTGATGTTATGCCGCCACGTGTCGAAACGCTCATGCAGCTTGCCCGTGTAGCTCGCCATGCCGAGCGGGGTGCCGCAATGATCCAGGCAGATCGGTGTGTCGGGGAAGACGCGCGCGAGATCGATCACGTCCGGGATTTGCGGCTCCAGAATCCAAGCATCGAAGCTCAGCCCGCGCTTGCCGATTTCGGCAAAGCCTTCGCGGAACATCGCGTCTAGATAAAGCTCAGGCGGTGCGTGGAAGGGAGGGCCGAGCACCTCGGGGTCGGCATCCCAGGCGCCTTGATGGCGAATGCCTTTGAAACGATTGGGCGCGGCTGCGAGCAAGGCATCGAGCACGTCTCCCGCCGCTGAGCCTTGCAGCAAATCAGCATGGCCCACGATCCCGGCGCAGGCGCGCAGATCACCATAGAGCCCGCTGGCCGATTGCGCCGCGACGCCGTTCACATATTCGACTTCACCAACCGGCTTTTTCGCGTCGCCATAGGCACCGTTGTAGAATGCACCGCACTCCATAAAGACGGTCGCGACAATGTTATGTCCGCTTGTAACGTCGGCATGGAGATGGTCGAAGCCGTAATAGGCTGCATCGACCAGCGTTTCGATGAAGCGATGCCGCGGCTCCGGGAACATCGGCAGCATGGGTCTCAGGTCCCACAGATGATGATGCGGGTCGATAATCGGTAGCTCAGGTTCAAGGATCGCTTCGGTCATAAACTCGCTTTCTGAGGGGCAATGCGTCTAAGCAACTGCGCGGCGATAGAGGTGCCAGGTCGAATGGCCAAGGACCGGCAGCGCCACCAGCAATCCAAGAAACGCTGGGATCATGGCAATGAACAGCAGCGCGGCAATCACCAGCGCCCAGATCAGCATCACGGCAGTGTTGGCCCGGATAACCGCAAAGCTGGCGATGATCGCAGTTGGAAAGCTGACCTTGCGGTCGACCAGCATCGGCAGGCTGATCACGGTCATCGAATAGAACGCGAATGCCATCACAGCGCCCACTGCACTGCCAACAACCAGCATCATGATGCCTGCATTGGTCTGGAACATTGCAATCGATTCCCCGCCAAGCCCGGATTCGGCCATGAAGATGGCGAAGATTGCGTGTGCGACGATCATCCAGAATGAAAAGGCGACGAAGACAATCACGCCCATGCTCAAAATCTGATCGTCACCGTGTCCCTTGAGTGCGCCGAGGACATTGCCCCAGCCAAGCGGCTCCCCAGCCTCTCGGCGTCGGCTGGCTTCGTACAGACCCACAGCCACGAAGGGTGCGATCAAGGGGAAGCCTGCGGTCGCCGGGATCAGCAGGCTGGTATAGCCGCCCACAAGCGCGAGATACCCAAGGATTAGGCCTGTCGCGACATAGATCCCGCCGAAGAACAACCCATATTGCGGAATGCTGCGGAAGTCGGCCCACCCGTCAGCCAGCGCACCGCGAAGATCGGTCATCGTCAGACCGTCGGCGATCTGCGGACGCGGTGCCGCAACTTCGGGCGATCGTTCAATCGCGCTCATAGACGGTTCTCCCCTCTCCAAAGGATGCGTCAGTATGCGCGATCACTGTGCGCCCGTCTTTGCGGTGCATCAAGTTCTGGCGCGCAAGCGATCAGGAAAACGGGTTGCCCTGATGATCAATGAAAGCTCGTTCATCCGGAGTGGACTCGCGCCCGAGCATCGGATTGCGGTAGGGAAACCGTCCGTAGCGCTCCACGATATCGCGATGTTTGCGCGCAAAACCGGCGACGTGGACTGCACGATCAACCAGCGCTTCGAATTTCTTGACACAGATTGCCTGCAGATGTCGGTCCTCTGCATGCATCAGGGGCATGTAGAGAAACTGGCGCTCGTCGATACTGAGCCGTTCGTCCTCACCGTTTTCGATGGCATCTAAAGACAGTTCCTGCGCCTTCCGATCCTGCTCGAATGCAGCTCCCGTATCCCGGTGAATGTTGCGGGAGAATTGATCGAGCACGATCACCAGAGCGAGCCGCCCTCGTGGTGTTTCCGCCCAATGGTCGATTTCACCGGAGCCAGCCTGAACAAGCAGGTGCCCAAAACGCCTTGCAATCTGTTGATCAAGCTCCTGCGACGAGGAGAACCAATTTTCTGGCATCAACTCAAGAAACCAGAACTGCAGCACTGATAAAGCGTCTTCCGGCAATATTCGCGCAGGCCCTGTCTCGTTCACCCCGCCACCGCACTGTTAGCCGCGCTCAGCACTGCCCGGACACTGGCTGTCGCGACGTCTTCATCGATCCCGCAGCCCCAGATTACGCGTCCGCCGCTCTCGCATTCAAGATAGGCGGCGGCGCGCGCATCGCGGCCTGAACCGAGCGCGTGTTCGGTGTAGTCGCGGACTTTGAGGTCGATATCGAAGGCGTCTTCAAGCGTGGAAACGACGCTTGAGATAAGCCCGTTGCCGCGTCCCGACACGCTCTGTTGGCCGCCATCGACTGCGATCTTTCCCACGAAGATACGCGTGCCATCGCTGCCGCGACTTTCCTCGTAATCGACCAGTTGGAAATGTTTGTCCGGTGTTTGCACATGATACGAGCGCTTGAACTCGTCCCAGATGTCAGCAGCGTTGAGTTCCCGGCCCAACTCGTCGGCAAGGCGCTGGACAGACTTGGAGAAATCGGCCTGCATCTTCTTGGGCAGTTTGAGGCCCTGATCTTGTTCTAGCACCCACGCGAATCCGCCTTTGCCGCTCTGCGAATTGACGCGGATGACAGCTTCGTAATCGCGGCCCAGATCCGCCGGGTCGATCGGCAGATAGGGCACCCGCCAATCCTCGTTGTTCTGCGTGGAGCGCGCTTCGAAACCCTTCTTGATCGCGTCCTGATGCGAGCCAGAGAAGGCGGTGAAGACCAGCTCACCTCCATAGGGATGGCGTTGATGCACGGGCAGATCGTTGCAGTATTCTACCGTCTCGATCACGCGATCGATGTCTGAAAAGTCGAGACCGGGATCGACGCCTTGCGTGTACATGTTGAGCGCCATTGTCACGAGGCAGCAATTGCCGGTGCGCTCGCCGTTCCCGAACAGACACCCTTCTACGCGGTCTGCCCCCGCCATAATGCCCAGCTCCGCCGCTGCAACGCCGGTGCCGCGATCATTGTGTGTGTGAAGCGAGATGACCGCTGCATCTCGGTTCGGCAGATTGCGGCAGAAATACTCGATCTGATCCGCGTAGATATTGGGTGTTGCTGCCTCGACCGTGGCGGGCAGGTTGAGAATGATTGGTTTCTCAGGGGTCGGCGCCAGCACCTCCATCACCGCCGCGCACACTTCGATGCTGAAATCGATCTCTGCGGTCGAGAACGTCTCGGGCGAATATTGGAAGTGCCAATCGGTATCGGGACGCTGGGCAGCTTCGTCGCGCATCACCTTTGCACCGGCCATCGCAATTTCGCGCACTTCGTCTTTCGACATGCGGAACACGATGTCGCGCCATGCGGGCGAGACTGCGTTGTAGAGATGGACGATTGCCGTGCGCGCACCTTCAAGGCTTTCGAAGGAGGTCCGGATCAGGTCCTCGCGCGACTGAGTGAGCACCTGCACGGTCACGTCATCGGGGATCGCGCCCGATTTGACCAAGCCTGAGATGAAGTCGAATTCGGTCGCGCCAGCACTTGGGAAGCCGACCTCGATTTCCTTCACGCCTACTTCGACCAGCAGGTCGAAAAAGCGTCGCTTTTTCACTCCGTCCATCGGATCGATGATCGACTGGTTGCCATCGCGCAGGTCGGTAGAAAGCCAGCGCGGCGGAGCCGTGATGGTTTTCGACGGCCATTGGCGATCAGGCAAGTTGATCTGAGGAAAGGCGCGGTATTTGCGAGAAGGCTCTGAGAGCATGGACATGAGAGAAAGCTCGTTGCGAATTGTGTGATGGTAGTTTGGCGGCTGATCCCTTGGGAGTTAGGCCGCGTCCACTCGCACGCCGCCGTTCACGCCCAAGGGCGAGTAAGTCGTAGCAGGAGTGCAGCGTTCTCAATCATTGCGAAAGACATTGCCCAATTTGGACGTGTTGGCAAGGAGGTGAAATCATGTTCGATCTGAACAATTTCGCAGATTTATAAAAAATTGTGTAACTAGCAGCCGCTTTCCAGCGAACCGGCCATCGTTGCCCCGCAACAATGTTTTTCCAGGAGGAAATTATGAAGAAGTCACTATTTGCAATTGCCCTACTCGCTACCGTCGCTGCGTGCAGCGCCCCCGCCGAAACCGCCCCCGAAGGCGACGCCATGGCGTCAACTGAAGCGCCTGCTGAAACCGGTCTCTATGCCGATCTTGGCGGTGAGAATGCCGGCCCGGTATACACCCAGTCGAAAGGCGACACTCTGGCCGTTCGCGGGTTTGACGTGGTCAGCTACTTCACGGGCGACGGCGTTCCTGTCGAAGGCGCAGAGGATTTCACAGTCCGCTATGAAGGCTTCGATTATCGGTTTGCCAACGAAGACAACGCTAAGGCATTCATCGAAGAGCCTGGCAAATATGCTCCGGCCTACGGCGGCTATTGCGCCTGGGCGATCGGCGCCAAAGACGCCTTGGCACCGGGCGATCCCGAAGTGTACGAGATTGTCGACGGCAAGCTGTACCTGAACTTCAGCGAAGACGTGAAGAAGGAATGGGTCGTCGACATCCCCGGATACATCGCTTCGGGTGACGTGAACTACCCGACCCACTCGCCGGATGAGCACTTTCAGGACTAAGTCCTAGAAACGATCAGGCTTAAAAAGCCCCCGTCGCGAACCCCGAAAGAGGGCCAGCGGCGGGGGTTTTCTATCATTTGTAGTCCGCACCCTATCCGGGGTGCGGCTTCCACGCTCAAGCGACCGAAGGCTCACGTTGCTGCTGGCGGCCTTGCAGGTGTGTTTTGCACGCCTGCGTTTTGGACTTCGGCTCCGCCCTTGCTGCCCTGCGGGCCGTTTACCCGCAGCGTGCGTCGCGGATCACGCCGGTGGCATCCAGCATCAAGTTGAGTCTCGGATGCGTCGGATCAGGCCGAATGAAGTCGCCGCCTGGCGAGATGAAGCGCACTTCGTTCGTGCCTGCGATAACGCCCATGATCTCGCTCCGAGTTGCCTCATCGGCAACCTGACCGATGTATGGCCCCATCACATTCGCGCCGCAGGTAACGTTGGGATCGGTCTGAGTGCCGGGTGTATAAGGGCCGGGAGCGGCACCTTGCTTTGGTTGGACGATTGTGGGCTCGACCGTGCCTTGCGCCGATTGCTGACCGCCATTGATACGCGCAGCAAAGTCTTCGGCTGTGTTGCTGGAAGGCTGCTCGGCAGTGTTTCCGCATGCAGTCAGCACGAGCAGCGCAGCCGCAGCACAAGTCGCTTTTAGCTTGGTCATGGTTCGCCCCCTGCGTTGGTCTTCCTACAGGTGCTAAGGCGACATGCGCGTTGCAGCATTATGACAATTTGTATTTCGCACATCCATCTGGTTGCGCGATTTCCTCGCTCACGCGACCTAGAGGCCGGGTGGCCTTTGGCCGTCTACGACTCGCTGTGGGCGGCCTTGCAGGTGTGCTTTGCACGCCTGCGTCTTCGGCTACGGCTCCGCCCTTGCGGCTGCTTTCAAGCCGTACATACCTCACCGCCAACGCAGTCGATCCGACGTAAGCTGGTCAACACTGGTTACTCCCATCAACCGCATTCCGCGCTCAATCTCGTCCTTGAGAATGCCGAGCGCGCGTTCGACGCCTTCCTGTCCGGCGGCAGCAAGCGCATAGAGATAGAGACGGCCTCCCGAAGCCGCTGTCGCACCCGTGCAGAGCGCTTTCAGAGCATGCGTACCCCGGCGTACCCCGCCATCGCAGATGATTTCGATCTCGCCGCCAACCGCGTCGACGATCTCGGGAAGCTGGTCGAACGGGCTGCGTGAGCCATCCAATTGCCGTCCGCCATGGTTGGAAATCATGATCGCATCGGCACCGATCTCGATCGCTCGGCGCGCATCATTGACGCTCATCACGCCTTTGAGCACAAATGTTCCGCCCCACTGCTCCCGGATCGCAGCGGCGGTGGACCAATCCATCGACGTGTCGAGCATCGTGTTGAAATAGTCCGCAATGCTCACCGCCTTTTTTGAGCCCTCGCTGACATGCGTATCGAGATTGGGCAGGGTGAACTTCTCGCGAAAGAGGTAATCGAGCGTCCAGCGCGGGCGGGTCGCATAGCTCCAAATGCTTGCCGGGGTGAAGCGGGGTGGAGTGGTGAAACCCGAACGCAGGCATCTTTCGCGCTTGCCCGACACGATAGTATCGACCGTCAACGCCAGCGCATCGAAGCCCGATTGCTGGCAGCGCTCGATCATATGCGTGTTCAGGCCCTTGTCCTTATGGACATAGAGCTGGAACAGCTTCGGACCACTGGTGAGCGCTGCGATCTCTTCGATTGATCGGGTCGCGAGGCTCGATATTCCGAACCACAGACCGAAATTCTCGGCGGCTTTGGCCACTGCCGTTTCACCCTGCCAGTGAAAGGCGCGTTGGACGGCGGTTGGCGACAGGATCAAAGGCAAGGCACTTTCGCGGCCCAAAATCGTGCAACTCGTGTCTATCTCTTCCACGCCGGCGAGCACGTCCGGCACGAGGTCGACGTTTTCATATGCGGCAGTGTTGCGCGCCTTGGTCAGTTCGTCGTCCGCTGCTCCGTCGATGTAGTCGAACACGGGGAAGGGCAGCCGTGCTTTCGCCAGCATTCGGAAGTCATCGATGTTGTGGCAATCGGTGAGACGCATCGTGCCACAGCCTGTGGCCGATTGCGCAAAACCTGTCGAGAGCGCGCTGTTTCAAGCGCGCCAAAACAGAAATGTGAAATTTTTTGACCTCAACTGTCACCAATCCGGCGAACGCTGCGAACCTCATGATGTGCGCGGCCACTTGGCGGCTCTCAGGAAATCCCAAGCCAGTTCCCCTGCTGGCAAACCCCTGATGAACCCCTGCCTGAAAGCCAATCGAGTGGTCGCCGCACGAACACAGTTACTCAGGAGAACCTCGCAATGAAACTCAAATATCTCATGATCGCAGCTGCCGCGCTTGCCGCGCCGCTCGCGATGACTGCTCCGGCGCAAGCCGATGGCGGCATCTTCGTAGGCGTCAACCAAGGCAACATCGCCGTGGGCGGCTATGACACTGTCAGCTACTTCCAAGGTAGCGGCGTCCCGGTAAAGGGCGATGCCCGCTACACCGTCAAATACATGGACGCCGAATGGCGTTTCTCGAGCCAGGCGAACGCCGACAAGTTCAAGGAAAACCCGGCAGCCTACGCCCCTCAATATGGCGGCCACTGCGCCTGGGCCATGAGCCGCAGCTCGCTCGCACCGGGTGACCCGACTGTCTACAAACTGGTCGATGGCAAGCTGTACCTGAACGTCAACAAGCAGGTTCAAAGCATGTGGCTGAAGGACATTCCCGGCTTCATCGCAAAAGCCAACTCGGCCTGGACAAAAATTCCCGATGGCAAGCGCTTCGGCGACTGACTTCGGATCCGTTAGGCGCCCCGGCTCTACCCCTGACCCCTTACCCTTGCGTCGGGGCGCCGCCCAAAACCAAAACGCATGTCTCTCAATACCCCTAAATACAGATGCTTGAAAGGATTACCCAATGACTCAGAACAACATGAAATCACGTAGCCTCGCGAAAATGCTCATGGTTGCAGGCGGTCTCGCCCTCGCTTCCACCGGAGCGCCTGCTCTCGCTGACGCCCCTTGCGGTCCAAGCGGTTTTTCCAGCAGCAGCTCGAGCAACTTCTCGGCTCAAGATCGTGCGCAGAAGCGTGCTGAGCGTAAGGCTCGCAAGGCTGCGAAGAAGCAAGCCAAGGCATGTGCCGCAGCGGCATGCGCTGCAAACGCTTGCGCCGCCAGCGCATGTGCAGCTTCCGCTTGTGCGGCAAGCGCCTGTGCAGCGAGTGCCTGTGCAGCATCAGCCTGCGCAGCTGCCTGTGATGCCAGCGCATGTGCCGCAAGCGCATGCGAAGCCGGAGCTTGCGCGCCGAAAGCCTGATGGCGCGCTGCTTAGGTGTGGCCGGAGGCACTGTCCTCCTGGTGTTTTCGGTCACACCTTTTTTCGCTCAAGTCGATCTGTGACGTCCCCTTAGTCGTTGCAGGTCGCCCGAGCCCCGAGGGTCGCAATGGAGGGCTCGAAGAAGCCGTTCGTGGATTGAATTTCCGCGGGCGGCTTTCTTGTATTTGAAGCCAAGCGGGCCTGTCTTCTGTATCCGCTCAGCAGCTTGCGGCGTCGACGGTGATGCGTGTTTTGAGGGCTGCGAGTGTGTATTGAGGCGCTGGCCGATCGGCCGGGCAGGGACGATACTTCGGATCCTGTGTCAGGCATCCTTCGCCGCACACTTCGATCGCGCGTTCTTCTTGCCAATCAATCCGCCACAACCGACCGCCGGGCGTCGAGACATATCCATCGATCCGAAACTCGATGTCCTGCTCCATATCGACGACTGATGGTGCTTCGTCGTCGTAGGCCGGATTGTAACTGCCATGGGTGTGATACCCGGCAACCGGGCGCACATCGAGCGGCCAGCGATATTCGTAGCTGCAACTGGCAGTCTCCCCGACATAGACTTCCGTCGTTTCGAGGTTTCCAGCTTCGTCTTCATAGACGAATCCGCATAGCTCAATGCCCTCGGAGAAAGACCGAGATTGCAACGAATCCAACTGCGATTTGACGAATTTTGTGATGGCCTGTTGCGATGCGGTAGGCGGAATGTATTCTCGCTCGGTCGTGGCAGCATTGATCATGAAGCGCAGCACTATGACGACCCATAGCACTGCGCACACGATTAGGATGAACCCGTTGGAGCGGTAATCGATCATGCCGATGCTTATGCCAGCATCTGGTTAAGCGATCCTCAGTTCTTCGACTTGTCGACCAGCTTGTTGGCTCCAATCCACGGCATCATCGCGCGTAGTTCGGAACCTGTCTTCTCGATCGGATGCGCTTCGGCAGCTTTGCGGGACGCCTTGAGCTCCGGCTGACCGGCACGGTTGTCGAGCACGAAGTCTTTTACGAACCGGCCTGACTGGATGTCTGCGAGGACCCGCTTCATCTCAGCCTTGGTCTCGTCAGTGATGATGCGCGGGCCGGTTTTGATGTCGCCATATTCGGCGGTGTTGCTGATCGAATAGCGCATATTGGCAATGCCGCCTTCATACAGCAGATCGACGATCAGTTTGGTTTCATGGAGGCACTCAAAATACGCCATTTCCGGCGCATAACCGGCTTCGGTCAGCGTCTCGAACCCGGCTTGGATGAGATGAGTGATTCCGCCGCACAGGACAGCCTGCTCTCCGAACAGATCGGTCTCGCACTCTTCCTTGAAATTGGTTTCAATGATGCCCGAACGTCCGCCTCCGACGCCGCTGGCATAGGCGAGAGCGACATCGTGCGCGCTGCCGCTGGCATCCTGATGGATGGCGATCAGGCAGGGGACGCCGCCGCCGCGCTGATACTCGGAGCGGACGGTGTGGCCCGGACCTTTGGGCGCGATCATGATGACGTCGATCTCGGCCGGTGGTTCGATCAGTCCGAAATGAACGTTGAGCCCGTGGGCGAAAGCGAGGGCGCTGCCCGGCTTCATGTGCCCATCAAGATCGTTTTCCCAGATTGCGGCCTGATGCTCGTCGGGCGCAAGGATCATCAGGATGTCGGCCCATTCCGCAGCCGCAGTGTTCGACAGTACCTTAAAGCCCGCATCTTCGGCCTTCTTCGCGCTTGCGGAACCTTCGCGCAGGGCAATCGCCACTTCGCCGACACCGCTATCGCGCAGGTTCTGAGCGTGGGCGTGGCCTTGTGAGCCATAGCCAAGCACGGCGATTTTCTTGGATTTGATCAGGCCGAGATCGGCGTCGGCATCGTAATAGACTTTCATTTTCGTTCCCTTTTTCAGGCGCTGTCCGCGCCTCTAATCATTCCCACAACCCCGGACCGGCCGACTTCGACCAGGCCAAGTTCGCGCATCAGCGCGATGAAACTGTCGATCTTCTCAGGCGTGCCCGTCAGCTCGAACACAAAGCTGCTGGTCGTCGTATCGACCACGTTCGCGCGGAATATCTCTGCGACACGCAAGGCTTCGACGCGTGTCTCGCCAAGCCCAGCAACCTTGATCAGCGCCAGTTCGCGCTCAACATGCGGTCCGGCGGTGGTGAGATCGGTCACGCCATGGACCGGCACAAGCCGTTCCAGTTGAGCCTCGATCTGGTCGATCACTTCGGGCGGGCCATTGGTTACCACGGTGATGCGGCTGACCGCGTGATCGTCCGAGATATCGGCCACTGTCAGTGAATCGATATTGTACCCTCGGGCCGTGAACAGGCCCGTTATCTTGGCGAGGATGCCCGGTTCGTTGTCGACCGTGACGGTGAGGACGTGGCGCTCGGCTTCGGCGCTTTTGATTTTCATTGGTAAGTGTCCCTTCGCGATCGGCGCTTAAACCAGCGCCTTCGCTTCGTCATCCATCGTGCCGTCGACCCGGTCGCCATATAGCAGCATTTCGGTGTGCGCTGCGCCGCTTGGGATCATGGGCAGGCAATTGGCGTCTTGCGCGACGAGGCAATCGACCATCACCGGACCATCGTGATCCAGCATCTGAACAATTCCGGCCTCAAGCTCGGTTTCGTCGTGGATGCGAATGCCTTTCCAGCCATACGCCTCGGCGAGCTTTACGAAGTCGGGCAGGCTGTCGGAATAGCTGTTCGAATAGCGGCTTTCATAGGTCAGTTCCTGCCACTGGCGGACCATGCCCATATATTCGTTGTTGAGGATGAACACCTTTACCGGAAGGCGGTATTGCGACGCGGTGCCAAGTTCCTGAATGTTCATCTGGATCGAAGCTTCGCCGGCAATGTCGATCACCAGCGCATCTGGATCCCCGAGCTGAGCGCCAATGGCGGCAGGCATGCCGTAGCCCATCGTTCCAAGGCCGCCCGAGGTCAGCCATTTGTTGGGTTGCTCAAATCCGAAATACTGCGCCGCCCACATCTGGTGTTGGCCGACTTCGGTCGAGATGATCGGCTCACGCTTGTGGGTGAGGGCATGCAACCGCTCGATCGCGTGCTGCGGCATGATCATGCCGGGATTTTTCTTGGAGCGTTCTGGATAGGACAGGCATTCACGCGCACGCCATCCGGCGATCCGTGCTTTCCATTCGCCGAGATTGCGGGCTTGGCGATCCCCCCATGCCTCGATCAGCTGCCCGAGTACGGTTGCGCAGTCACCGACAATGCCGAGATCGACGGGCACGTTCTTGTTGATCGAAGAGCGGTCGATATCGATGTGGATCTTCTTGCTGTCCGGTGAAAACGCGTCAAGCCGTCCGGTAACCCGGTCATCGAAGCGGGCGCCGATGCAGACCATCACATCGGCTCGGTTCATCGCCATATTCGCTTCGTAGGTGCCGTGCATTCCGAGCATGCCGAGCCAATCGGGATGCGTGCTGGGAAACGAGCCAAGGCCCATCAGCGTAGAGGTCAGGGGCGCGCCGGTCAGGTCCTGAAATTTGCGGAGGAAGGTGCTCGCTTCGGGACCGGAATTGATCACTCCGCCGCCGGTGTAGAAGATGGGGCGTTCGGCATTCGCGATCATTTCGACCGCTTCGACAATCTGCTCGGCAGAGGCCGCCATTTGCGGCGCGTAGCGATGCGAGGCGGTGAGTTTGGACGCGCGGCTCATCGACGGCACAGCGATCTGAACGTCCTTCGGGATGTCGATCAAAACCGGTCCGGGGCGGCCCGTGGTGGCGATGCGGAACGCCTCTTCGATCGTCGCCTGCAGGTCCGCCGGGTCATTCACGAGGTAATTGTGCTTGGTGCAGTGGCGCGTGATGCCGATTGTGTCGGCTTCCTGAAATGCATCTGTTCCGATCAGCGCCGTTGGAACCTGTCCGGTGATGACCACCATTGGGATCGAGTCCATGAACGCGTCGGCAATCCCAGTGACCGCATTGGTTGCACCAGGGCCGGAAGTGACGAGCACAACGCCGGG
This window encodes:
- the ilvB gene encoding biosynthetic-type acetolactate synthase large subunit, whose protein sequence is MSASPQPGKPSSDKRSGAAILTQCLVDQDVEFVFGYPGGAVLPIYDELFGDERIRHILVRAEAGAAHAAEGYARATGKPGVVLVTSGPGATNAVTGIADAFMDSIPMVVITGQVPTALIGTDAFQEADTIGITRHCTKHNYLVNDPADLQATIEEAFRIATTGRPGPVLIDIPKDVQIAVPSMSRASKLTASHRYAPQMAASAEQIVEAVEMIANAERPIFYTGGGVINSGPEASTFLRKFQDLTGAPLTSTLMGLGSFPSTHPDWLGMLGMHGTYEANMAMNRADVMVCIGARFDDRVTGRLDAFSPDSKKIHIDIDRSSINKNVPVDLGIVGDCATVLGQLIEAWGDRQARNLGEWKARIAGWRARECLSYPERSKKNPGMIMPQHAIERLHALTHKREPIISTEVGQHQMWAAQYFGFEQPNKWLTSGGLGTMGYGMPAAIGAQLGDPDALVIDIAGEASIQMNIQELGTASQYRLPVKVFILNNEYMGMVRQWQELTYESRYSNSYSDSLPDFVKLAEAYGWKGIRIHDETELEAGIVQMLDHDGPVMVDCLVAQDANCLPMIPSGAAHTEMLLYGDRVDGTMDDEAKALV